One region of Mucilaginibacter sp. 14171R-50 genomic DNA includes:
- a CDS encoding exonuclease domain-containing protein — protein sequence MYAIVDIETTGGHASANGITEIAICIHDGKKVTRRFETLVNPQRDIPVYIRALTGITNEMVQTAPVFEDVAHEIYHLLKGQIFVAHNVNFDYSFLRYHLNAAGYDLNANKLCTVRLGRKIMPGLMSYSLGKLCTHLGIQNNSRHRAMGDAEATAQLFGLYLKSDTNNHIAQALKQNSKEQVLPANLPKADIEALPNTPGVYYFHDQKGKVIYVGKAKNIRKRVCSHFTGNNPNAQRQEFLKNIYHISHQVCGTELVAFVLEAVEIKRLWPKYNRSLKRFENTYGLYVFEDQRGYMRLVVDKHRKYMPAVYACNSLYEGRNLLLNLIDTYGLCPKLCFIQKNDQPCNGANVGACACEGHELPNVYNERIQGALNELKKALPTFAIRDEGRTDDEHSCILIEDGRFYGMGYISHYYDADNIQALKNYLTPYPGNDYIRNIVTGYADRFPQRKVSFSV from the coding sequence ATGTATGCAATTGTAGATATCGAGACGACGGGCGGGCATGCCAGCGCTAATGGCATTACAGAGATTGCTATTTGTATACATGACGGCAAAAAGGTTACCCGCCGCTTTGAAACGCTGGTAAACCCCCAGCGTGATATCCCGGTGTATATCCGCGCGTTAACAGGTATCACTAACGAAATGGTGCAAACCGCCCCTGTTTTTGAGGATGTGGCACATGAAATATATCATTTGCTGAAAGGCCAGATATTTGTGGCCCATAACGTAAATTTCGATTACTCTTTTCTGCGTTATCACCTTAACGCTGCGGGTTACGATTTAAACGCCAATAAACTTTGTACCGTACGTTTGGGTCGTAAAATTATGCCTGGGCTGATGTCATACAGCTTGGGTAAGCTTTGTACGCACCTGGGTATCCAAAACAATAGCCGCCACCGTGCCATGGGGGATGCCGAGGCTACCGCGCAATTGTTCGGTTTGTACCTAAAAAGCGATACCAACAACCATATTGCCCAGGCTTTAAAACAAAACAGCAAAGAGCAGGTGCTGCCTGCCAATCTGCCCAAAGCCGATATAGAAGCGTTGCCGAATACTCCCGGCGTATATTATTTTCACGATCAAAAGGGTAAGGTGATCTATGTAGGGAAGGCAAAAAACATCCGCAAAAGGGTATGCAGCCATTTTACCGGCAACAACCCTAATGCACAGCGGCAGGAGTTCCTGAAAAATATTTACCATATCAGCCACCAGGTATGCGGCACCGAACTGGTTGCCTTTGTGTTAGAAGCGGTGGAAATAAAACGCCTTTGGCCAAAATATAACCGGTCGTTAAAGCGGTTTGAAAACACCTACGGGCTGTACGTTTTTGAAGATCAGCGCGGATACATGCGCCTGGTCGTTGATAAACACCGCAAGTATATGCCGGCAGTTTATGCCTGCAATTCGCTGTACGAGGGGCGAAACCTGCTCTTAAACCTGATTGATACTTATGGCCTTTGCCCTAAGCTGTGCTTTATCCAAAAAAACGATCAGCCATGTAACGGTGCCAACGTGGGGGCATGCGCCTGCGAGGGCCACGAACTACCCAACGTATATAACGAGCGTATACAAGGCGCGCTTAACGAGCTGAAGAAAGCATTGCCAACCTTTGCTATACGCGACGAAGGCCGTACCGATGACGAGCATAGCTGCATACTCATCGAAGACGGCCGCTTTTATGGCATGGGCTATATATCTCATTACTATGACGCCGATAATATCCAGGCGCTTAAAAATTACTTAACCCCCTACCCGGGTAACGATTATATCCGCAATATTGTAACCGGTTACGCCGACAGGTTCCCGCAGCGTAAGGTGAGTTTTTCGGTGTAA
- a CDS encoding pyridoxamine 5'-phosphate oxidase family protein, translating into MDSINKNQPEDNFENLQGNEAWKKLKEMTEGVSCFFCSNIKTGLPFSTRPMSPQKVDDNGDMWFLSANDSHKNAEIAQDPMVQLLFQGSKYSDFLTVYGIAEITEDKEKIKELWEPILKTWFTEGEDDPRISVIKVSPTQGYYWDNKHGNAVAFVKQLVGAAIGKTLDDSIEGKLEV; encoded by the coding sequence ATGGACAGCATTAACAAAAACCAACCCGAAGATAATTTTGAGAATTTACAAGGAAACGAGGCCTGGAAAAAACTAAAGGAAATGACCGAAGGTGTAAGCTGCTTTTTTTGCAGCAATATTAAAACCGGGCTGCCTTTTTCTACCCGCCCTATGTCGCCGCAAAAGGTTGACGACAATGGCGATATGTGGTTTCTGAGCGCAAACGACAGCCACAAAAACGCCGAAATAGCGCAGGACCCAATGGTGCAGTTATTGTTCCAGGGATCTAAGTACTCCGACTTTTTGACCGTTTACGGCATTGCCGAAATAACCGAGGATAAAGAAAAAATTAAAGAACTATGGGAACCTATCCTAAAAACCTGGTTTACCGAAGGCGAGGACGACCCGAGGATATCGGTGATAAAGGTATCGCCAACACAAGGCTACTATTGGGATAACAAACACGGCAATGCCGTAGCATTCGTAAAACAACTGGTAGGGGCCGCTATCGGCAAAACGCTTGATGATTCGATAGAAGGGAAATTGGAAGTGTAA
- the pyrF gene encoding orotidine-5'-phosphate decarboxylase: MSRAQLIEQIKQKKSFLCVGLDTDIDKIPEFLKQYPDPVFEFNKRIIDATKDLCIAYKPNAAFYESRGLKGLQSLISTAQYLPKDILSIIDAKRGDIGNTSDNYAKAFFNEETSGMGFDAITVTPYMGNDSVTPYLKYDGKWVIILALTSSVGSKDFQYLNTGDGYLYETVIKKANTWAGADRLMFVVGATKSTEFTDIRKHAPDNFLLVPGVGAQGGSLEDVCKYGMTKDCGLIVNSSRGIIYASNGEDFADAARAEALKLQQQMQIELQKAGVI; this comes from the coding sequence ATATCACGTGCCCAGCTAATTGAACAGATCAAACAAAAAAAGTCGTTTTTATGCGTTGGGCTTGATACGGATATCGACAAGATCCCGGAGTTTTTGAAGCAATACCCCGACCCGGTATTTGAGTTTAACAAACGCATTATTGATGCTACAAAAGATCTGTGCATTGCCTATAAACCCAACGCTGCCTTTTACGAAAGTCGCGGTTTAAAGGGCCTGCAAAGCCTTATCAGCACGGCACAATACCTGCCAAAGGATATTTTAAGTATTATTGATGCCAAACGGGGCGATATCGGCAACACATCGGATAATTACGCCAAAGCCTTTTTTAACGAGGAAACGTCGGGTATGGGCTTTGATGCTATTACTGTAACCCCTTATATGGGCAATGATAGCGTTACCCCTTATTTGAAGTACGACGGTAAATGGGTGATCATCCTGGCGCTAACTTCGTCGGTAGGGAGCAAGGATTTTCAGTACCTTAACACAGGCGACGGCTACCTTTACGAAACCGTAATAAAAAAGGCAAATACCTGGGCCGGTGCCGACAGACTGATGTTTGTTGTTGGCGCTACAAAAAGCACGGAGTTTACCGATATACGCAAGCATGCGCCCGATAACTTTTTACTGGTTCCCGGCGTTGGTGCGCAGGGTGGCAGCCTGGAGGATGTTTGTAAGTATGGTATGACTAAAGACTGCGGCCTTATTGTAAACTCATCGCGCGGCATCATTTATGCAAGTAACGGCGAAGATTTTGCCGATGCTGCCCGTGCCGAAGCATTAAAACTGCAGCAACAGATGCAGATAGAGTTACAAAAAGCGGGGGTAATATAA
- the rho gene encoding transcription termination factor Rho — translation MSDTIELNDKLVSELREIAKSLGIAEADELRKAQLIGKIVEQQQLIEAARNQQATVENNYAEKPAVAAAENIEKTRKRVRSVKTKDQPRVEVPLDDTNLFNQEDDEPLTDDNENAATPEATRVAEVAETGEITEQAGQPEQPAAESRPQKFDRRANQNQPKNQEPAVNLDFDNVIVNEGVLEIMPDGYGFLRSSDYNYLTSPDDIYVSQSQIKLFGLKTGDTVRGSIRPPKEGEKYFPLVRVEAINGRIPAEVRDRVPFDHLTPLFPSEKLSLFTDAGNYSTRIMDLFSPIGKGQRGLIVAQPKTGKTMLLKDVANAIAKNHPEVYLIILLIDERPEEVTDMARSVRAEVVSSTFDEPAERHVKIANIVLEKAKRMVECGHDVVILLDSITRLARAYNTVAPASGKILSGGVDANALHKPKRFFGAARNIEDGGSLTIIATALTETGSKMDEVIFEEFKGTGNMELQLDRKLSNKRIFPAIDITASSTRRDDLLLDRDTLQRIWILRNHLADMNSQESMEFLQAQIKGTRTNEEFLISMNS, via the coding sequence ATGTCTGATACAATCGAATTGAACGACAAACTCGTATCTGAGTTGCGCGAAATTGCTAAAAGTTTAGGTATTGCAGAGGCAGATGAGCTTAGAAAAGCACAGCTGATAGGTAAAATTGTTGAGCAGCAGCAATTGATAGAAGCCGCAAGAAACCAGCAAGCCACTGTTGAAAATAATTATGCAGAAAAACCGGCTGTTGCAGCCGCCGAAAATATCGAGAAAACACGGAAACGTGTACGCTCTGTGAAAACTAAAGACCAACCACGCGTAGAAGTACCTTTGGATGACACTAACCTTTTTAACCAGGAGGATGACGAGCCGTTAACCGACGATAACGAAAATGCCGCTACCCCCGAAGCAACCCGTGTTGCAGAAGTAGCAGAAACAGGCGAAATAACGGAGCAGGCCGGACAGCCGGAACAACCTGCTGCAGAAAGCCGCCCGCAAAAATTTGATCGCCGCGCTAATCAAAACCAGCCTAAAAACCAGGAACCAGCGGTTAATCTTGATTTTGATAACGTAATTGTTAACGAGGGCGTGTTAGAAATAATGCCCGATGGTTACGGCTTCCTGCGCTCGTCAGATTATAACTACCTTACCTCGCCCGATGATATATATGTATCGCAATCGCAGATTAAATTGTTCGGGTTAAAAACCGGCGATACGGTGCGCGGCAGTATACGCCCGCCAAAAGAGGGCGAAAAATATTTCCCGCTGGTACGGGTTGAGGCTATAAACGGCCGCATACCTGCCGAAGTGCGCGATCGGGTACCTTTTGACCACTTAACGCCACTTTTCCCCTCTGAAAAGCTGAGCTTGTTTACTGATGCGGGCAACTACTCCACCCGTATTATGGACCTGTTTTCGCCTATTGGGAAGGGCCAGCGCGGTTTAATTGTGGCGCAGCCAAAAACGGGAAAAACCATGTTGCTGAAGGATGTTGCCAACGCGATAGCCAAAAATCACCCAGAGGTGTACCTGATCATATTATTGATAGATGAACGCCCCGAGGAGGTTACTGATATGGCCCGCAGCGTGCGTGCAGAAGTAGTGTCGTCAACCTTTGATGAACCTGCGGAGCGACATGTAAAAATTGCTAATATCGTGTTAGAAAAAGCAAAACGTATGGTAGAGTGTGGCCACGATGTAGTTATCCTGTTAGACTCCATCACTCGTTTGGCGCGTGCCTATAATACGGTGGCGCCTGCATCGGGCAAAATATTATCGGGTGGTGTTGATGCCAACGCATTGCACAAGCCGAAACGCTTTTTTGGCGCGGCCCGTAACATTGAGGATGGCGGCTCGCTAACCATTATAGCTACGGCCCTTACTGAAACCGGGTCTAAAATGGACGAGGTTATATTTGAAGAGTTTAAGGGTACGGGTAACATGGAGTTACAACTGGATCGTAAACTTTCAAACAAACGTATATTCCCGGCTATTGACATTACCGCGTCAAGCACCCGCCGCGATGACCTGTTGCTTGACCGCGACACGTTGCAGCGCATCTGGATACTGCGCAACCACCTTGCCGATATGAACTCGCAGGAATCAATGGAGTTTTTACAGGCGCAGATAAAAGGTACCCGTACCAACGAAGAATTTTTGATATCCATGAATTCATAA
- the pssA gene encoding CDP-diacylglycerol--serine O-phosphatidyltransferase, protein MRRRVKKHLPNAITCANLFSGCIGIVFTFQDNLVFAAYAIFLAAIFDFFDGFASRVLQSFSGIGKDLDSLADMVSFGVLPSAIMYELLLRAPQIDHVSEYLNFIAFLIPVFSALRLAKFNTDTRQAESFIGLPTPANAILIGSIPLILAQYNGLSRYILNPYGLSLFIVVMCTLLVAEIPLMSLKFKNRDFNKNFYRYLLLLFSAILILFFKFAAVPVVIVMYITLSLIQLKFADGTLMSGHKKNY, encoded by the coding sequence ATGAGGCGACGGGTTAAAAAACATCTTCCAAACGCTATTACATGTGCAAACCTGTTCAGTGGCTGCATTGGCATTGTTTTTACTTTTCAGGATAACCTTGTTTTTGCCGCCTATGCCATTTTCCTGGCAGCTATTTTCGATTTTTTTGATGGCTTCGCCTCGCGTGTGCTGCAATCCTTTTCGGGAATCGGTAAAGACCTTGATTCGCTGGCAGATATGGTGAGTTTTGGCGTGCTACCGTCAGCCATAATGTATGAGTTGCTTTTGCGCGCGCCGCAAATTGATCATGTAAGCGAGTACCTTAATTTTATAGCATTTCTGATCCCGGTATTCTCGGCATTACGCCTGGCTAAATTTAATACCGATACCCGCCAGGCCGAAAGCTTTATTGGCCTGCCTACCCCTGCAAATGCAATACTGATAGGCTCTATACCATTGATACTTGCACAATACAATGGCCTCTCGCGCTATATCCTAAACCCATATGGACTGTCGCTGTTTATTGTGGTGATGTGTACACTTCTGGTTGCCGAAATTCCGTTGATGTCGCTTAAATTTAAGAACCGCGATTTTAACAAAAACTTTTATCGTTATTTATTGCTGCTGTTTTCGGCAATACTCATACTATTTTTTAAATTTGCCGCAGTTCCGGTGGTTATAGTAATGTATATCACCCTATCGTTAATTCAACTAAAATTTGCAGACGGTACCCTAATGAGCGGCCACAAAAAAAATTATTAA
- the purS gene encoding phosphoribosylformylglycinamidine synthase subunit PurS → MKKFLAEIDVMPKKEILDPQGKAVTGSMKNLGLSEIQNVRIGKHISLEIDAESAETASAKVDQACKNLLANLIMESYSFKLVEVA, encoded by the coding sequence ATGAAAAAATTCCTGGCCGAAATTGATGTAATGCCCAAAAAAGAGATACTTGACCCACAGGGAAAGGCAGTTACCGGCAGCATGAAAAACCTGGGCTTATCTGAGATACAAAATGTACGTATTGGTAAACATATTTCGCTTGAGATTGATGCCGAGAGCGCCGAAACTGCCAGTGCAAAAGTTGACCAGGCCTGTAAAAACCTTTTAGCCAACCTAATCATGGAAAGCTACAGCTTTAAGCTGGTGGAAGTTGCTTAA
- a CDS encoding Hpt domain-containing protein, which translates to MSDNLPTQDLDLSFLYEIADGSDEFIVDSIGMFLEQTPQLLDAISMAINTGDWVVAAQSAHKLKPNLGFFGMPLSQANIQEVELACKAGGANPAEITAKFNTVKQVVENNLIALEKIKREKEANL; encoded by the coding sequence ATGTCTGATAATTTACCAACTCAAGACCTCGATCTTTCTTTCCTCTATGAGATAGCCGATGGCAGCGATGAATTTATTGTTGATTCGATAGGCATGTTTTTAGAGCAAACACCGCAGCTGCTGGATGCCATAAGCATGGCTATAAACACAGGCGATTGGGTAGTTGCGGCGCAATCGGCCCATAAACTAAAGCCAAACCTGGGCTTTTTTGGAATGCCGTTAAGCCAGGCCAATATACAGGAAGTTGAACTTGCCTGTAAAGCCGGCGGTGCAAACCCTGCAGAGATAACTGCTAAATTTAACACAGTTAAACAGGTTGTAGAAAACAATCTTATAGCACTTGAAAAAATAAAAAGAGAAAAGGAAGCGAATTTATAG
- the folK gene encoding 2-amino-4-hydroxy-6-hydroxymethyldihydropteridine diphosphokinase: protein MINVFLLLGSNLGDRNVFLHKAIACIEQGIAPVVDKSAVYETQSWGKTNQPDYLNQVIMLQTNLPAQQVLAKILHIETVLGRSREEKWGSRTIDIDILFYGDEVINQPNLIVPHPQLHNRRFTLEPLGVLAPGLIHPVLNKTILELKSDLKDDLIVKKL from the coding sequence ATGATTAATGTTTTTTTATTACTGGGCAGCAATCTTGGAGATCGTAATGTGTTTTTGCACAAGGCAATAGCATGCATTGAGCAGGGTATAGCGCCGGTGGTTGATAAGTCGGCAGTTTACGAAACACAATCGTGGGGCAAAACCAACCAGCCCGACTATTTAAACCAAGTGATTATGCTGCAAACCAATTTACCGGCACAACAGGTTTTAGCAAAAATATTGCACATCGAAACCGTGCTGGGGCGCAGCAGGGAAGAAAAATGGGGTTCGCGCACTATTGATATTGATATTTTGTTTTATGGTGACGAAGTTATCAACCAGCCCAATCTTATCGTTCCGCATCCGCAATTGCACAATCGCAGGTTTACCTTAGAGCCTTTAGGAGTGCTGGCGCCTGGTTTAATACACCCCGTATTAAATAAAACAATTTTGGAGCTGAAAAGTGATCTAAAAGACGACTTGATTGTAAAAAAATTATAA
- the sppA gene encoding signal peptide peptidase SppA — MKQFFKFVLASVLGVIISSIILFFLFFILLSGLILSAGSDKAVDVDANSVLHIKLDYPISERTPNNPLANLSFLGFDGEKAIGLNDILACIKKAKKDANIKGIFLDESYMMSGQATTEEIRNALIDFKKSKKFVIAYSEIYTQGFYYLASVADKVYINPKGIFEFRGFSSEITFLKGALDKLGIQAQIIKVGTYKSAVEPLVLTKMSDANRLQVTSYLGSMYDHFLTGIGKSRNINKDSLFNYANSGRIQQPEDALKYKLVDGLKYKDEILSDLKKRTGLQEKNNMASVDLNDYVKSGTRADTDPKDVSYKNRIAIVYASGEISGGNGDDNSIGSETISKALRKVRMDNNVKAVVLRVNSPGGSSLASDVIWREVMLTKKVKPIIVSMGDVAASGGYYIACAADSIIAEPNTITGSIGIFAVLPNMQKLFNDKLGITFDGVKTGKFADLGDVSRPLTPEERLILQNSVNRGYDDFTKAVAAGRGKTQAYINSIGQGRVWTGTQALQNGLVDRLGNINDAIQSAAKKAGVKEYKIVSYPEQKSFLNRFGEGLTAEVKAHFVKAELGDNYRYYEQIKGVTKMMRTPQMRMPYDVVIR, encoded by the coding sequence ATGAAACAATTCTTCAAATTTGTATTGGCCAGTGTTTTGGGCGTCATTATTTCCTCAATTATCCTTTTCTTTTTGTTTTTTATACTGTTATCGGGGCTTATCCTATCAGCCGGGAGTGATAAAGCGGTAGACGTTGACGCTAATTCTGTACTGCATATCAAGCTTGATTACCCTATAAGCGAACGCACACCAAATAACCCGCTTGCTAACCTGAGCTTTTTAGGCTTTGACGGCGAAAAAGCTATCGGCTTGAACGATATTTTGGCGTGCATCAAAAAAGCCAAAAAGGACGCTAATATTAAAGGCATCTTTTTGGACGAGAGCTATATGATGAGTGGCCAGGCCACTACCGAAGAAATACGTAACGCGCTTATCGACTTCAAAAAATCTAAGAAATTTGTTATCGCCTACTCAGAAATTTACACCCAAGGCTTCTATTACCTGGCGTCGGTGGCGGATAAGGTCTACATTAATCCAAAGGGGATCTTCGAATTCAGGGGTTTCAGTTCAGAGATCACCTTCCTGAAAGGCGCTCTTGATAAGCTAGGGATCCAGGCTCAGATCATCAAGGTTGGTACTTACAAAAGCGCCGTTGAGCCATTGGTGTTAACTAAAATGAGCGATGCCAACCGTTTACAGGTAACTTCATATTTAGGCTCGATGTATGATCATTTCCTTACAGGAATAGGCAAAAGCCGCAATATCAACAAAGATTCGTTGTTTAATTATGCCAATAGCGGCCGTATACAACAACCCGAAGACGCTTTGAAATATAAGTTGGTTGATGGCTTAAAGTATAAGGACGAAATACTATCTGACCTGAAAAAACGTACCGGCCTCCAGGAAAAAAATAATATGGCGAGCGTTGACCTTAACGATTATGTGAAAAGCGGCACCAGGGCAGATACCGACCCTAAGGATGTAAGCTACAAAAACCGGATAGCTATTGTGTATGCATCGGGTGAAATTTCGGGTGGAAACGGCGATGATAACAGCATCGGATCTGAAACCATATCAAAGGCTTTGCGAAAAGTACGGATGGACAACAATGTAAAAGCCGTGGTGCTGCGCGTAAATTCGCCCGGAGGCAGTTCGCTGGCATCTGACGTGATATGGCGCGAGGTAATGCTTACTAAAAAAGTGAAACCTATTATTGTATCTATGGGCGATGTGGCTGCATCAGGCGGCTATTATATAGCCTGCGCGGCCGATTCTATTATAGCCGAGCCTAATACCATCACCGGGTCGATAGGCATTTTTGCCGTGCTGCCCAATATGCAAAAACTGTTTAATGATAAGCTGGGTATTACCTTTGATGGTGTAAAGACGGGCAAATTCGCCGACCTTGGCGATGTAAGCCGCCCCCTAACCCCCGAAGAAAGACTTATACTGCAAAACAGCGTTAACCGCGGTTATGATGATTTTACAAAAGCAGTGGCGGCCGGCCGCGGTAAAACGCAGGCTTATATAAACAGCATTGGCCAGGGCCGTGTATGGACTGGTACGCAAGCCCTGCAAAATGGCTTGGTTGACAGGTTGGGCAATATTAACGACGCTATACAATCTGCAGCTAAAAAAGCCGGTGTTAAAGAATATAAAATAGTAAGCTACCCCGAGCAAAAAAGCTTCTTGAACAGATTTGGCGAAGGCTTAACAGCCGAAGTGAAAGCCCATTTTGTAAAAGCCGAGCTTGGCGATAACTACCGTTATTACGAACAAATAAAAGGCGTTACCAAAATGATGCGCACCCCGCAAATGCGTATGCCTTATGATGTGGTGATAAGATAA
- a CDS encoding DNA polymerase/3'-5' exonuclease PolX, producing the protein MENKPIARALRLLSQLMELHEVNPFKIKSIANAAFKVDKLPFPLAGKTVSELEKIDGIGKSLAAKIAELLATGTMTELQEMLAQTPDGVIEMMGIKGIGPKKVAIIWKELGIENVGELYYACNENRLIEAKGFGLKTQEEIIKVLEFRMAGNGKFLYAQVVKEVKALMEEIRGIFPDALKHIAGEFRRRSPIISEVVIVVGSLNQEIAYQALAELDTLKNVTLSGTHISAELNNGLLVDIICVDKANYYYELFINTGDTEHVDAVLARINTPLELPETEELIYQKAGLAWMPAELREGKSFIEKAAADNLPTLISYHDLKGTLHNHSTWSDGVNTLEEIALYCRDELKLEYLGISDHSKSAFYAKGLSIERVLQQHEEIDHLNKKLEGFHIFKGIESDILNDGSLDYPDEILKRFDFIVASIHANLKMQADKATARLIKAIENRYTTILGHPTGRLLLSRKGYDIDHKKVIDACAANNVVIEINSNPLRLDLDWRWHQYALDKGVMLSINPDAHRNAGFHDMYYGINVARKGGLTKDMCLNALSITEVTEVFKKKREGR; encoded by the coding sequence ATGGAGAACAAACCCATCGCGCGCGCGCTTCGCTTACTATCGCAATTGATGGAATTGCACGAGGTTAACCCCTTCAAAATAAAATCGATAGCTAATGCTGCTTTTAAGGTTGATAAATTGCCATTTCCGCTGGCAGGCAAAACTGTAAGCGAATTAGAGAAGATAGATGGTATAGGAAAAAGCCTTGCTGCCAAGATAGCCGAACTGTTAGCGACCGGCACCATGACCGAACTCCAGGAAATGCTTGCCCAAACGCCTGATGGTGTCATAGAAATGATGGGCATAAAAGGCATAGGCCCAAAAAAAGTTGCCATCATCTGGAAAGAGTTGGGGATTGAGAACGTTGGCGAACTTTATTACGCCTGTAACGAGAACCGCCTTATCGAAGCCAAAGGATTCGGTTTAAAAACACAGGAAGAGATCATAAAGGTTTTGGAGTTCAGGATGGCAGGAAACGGTAAGTTTCTGTATGCCCAGGTAGTGAAAGAGGTGAAGGCGCTGATGGAAGAGATACGCGGTATCTTTCCGGATGCGTTAAAACACATTGCAGGAGAGTTTCGCCGCCGCAGCCCGATAATAAGCGAGGTGGTTATTGTAGTGGGCAGCCTGAACCAGGAAATAGCCTACCAGGCACTTGCTGAATTAGATACCCTAAAAAATGTAACCCTTAGTGGCACCCATATTTCGGCCGAGTTAAATAACGGTTTGCTGGTTGATATTATATGCGTTGACAAAGCAAATTATTACTACGAACTGTTTATAAATACAGGCGATACGGAACACGTAGATGCTGTGTTAGCGCGGATAAATACCCCGCTTGAATTGCCTGAAACAGAAGAGCTTATATATCAAAAAGCCGGCTTGGCGTGGATGCCTGCTGAACTGCGCGAAGGCAAGTCTTTTATAGAGAAAGCTGCAGCGGACAACCTGCCGACGCTGATAAGTTACCACGACCTGAAAGGCACTTTGCATAATCACAGCACCTGGAGCGACGGCGTAAATACGCTGGAAGAAATTGCCTTATACTGCCGCGACGAGCTTAAGCTGGAATACTTAGGCATCAGCGACCATAGCAAAAGCGCGTTTTATGCCAAGGGTTTAAGTATCGAGCGGGTTTTACAGCAGCATGAAGAGATAGATCACCTAAACAAAAAACTGGAGGGCTTTCACATATTTAAGGGCATCGAATCGGATATATTGAACGATGGATCGTTGGATTACCCGGATGAAATATTAAAACGCTTTGATTTTATTGTGGCATCTATACACGCTAACCTGAAGATGCAGGCGGATAAGGCTACCGCCCGATTAATAAAAGCTATCGAAAACCGTTACACTACCATTTTGGGCCACCCAACAGGCAGGCTTTTGCTTAGCCGCAAAGGATACGATATCGACCATAAAAAAGTTATTGATGCTTGCGCTGCCAATAATGTGGTGATAGAAATAAACTCCAACCCGTTAAGGCTTGATCTTGACTGGCGCTGGCACCAATACGCGCTTGATAAAGGTGTAATGTTATCCATCAACCCCGATGCGCACCGTAATGCCGGGTTCCACGACATGTACTATGGCATAAATGTTGCCCGTAAAGGTGGTTTAACAAAAGATATGTGCTTAAACGCGTTATCTATAACAGAGGTAACCGAGGTGTTTAAAAAGAAAAGAGAAGGTCGGTAA